CTTATGTGGCACAACAGAGCTGGGACATTAAGCGCAAGGATTACTACAACCTGGTGGACGGTCTGGTCAAGGGGAAATCCTGATGTTTCGTCTTGATCGGTTTATAACGCTCAATCTTATTGAGCCATTGGCCAGACTCAAACAGAATACAGGTATTCGCATCCCGATCCTCATGTACCACAGCATATCCTACGATGACGAGCGGCGAGTTCCGCCGTATTTTCGCGTTGCGACATCACCTGAGGTGTTCGCCCGGCATATGGATTTCCTCGCGAACAACGGATATCGGGTCATCGGGCTTGAAGCGGCAGTCGAGCGCCTGCGCACGGGCGGCGAAGGGGAGAACAGCAGCGAAGAAAAGGCCGTCGTCATAACTTTTGATGACGGCTTTCTTGATTTTTATACCGACGCTTTCCCTATTCTTTCCAGTCATGGATTTACTGCGACGGTATATTTGCCCACATCATTCATAGACGCGGTGAACAATGTCATAATTGGAAAACAGTTTCTCTCATGGGATCATGTGAATGAACTTGTCAAAGGGGGAATCACCTTTGGCTCCCACACGGTTTCGCACAAATACCTGGACCTGATACCCCATGCGGATGTGGAAAGGGAACTCCGGCAATCCCGGGATATCATCGAGCAGAGGACAGGAAGCCGAGTAAGGACTTTTTCTTTTCCCTATGGCTTCCCCGAACATAACAAGGAGTTCGTAACTTTTCTAGCTGATACCTTACACGCTTGTGGTTATATTGGCGCTGTCACCACAAGCATCGGAACGGCCAGGCACGAGAAGGATTCTTATTTTCTCAGACGAATTCCGATCAACACGGATGATGATATCGAGCTGTTCCAGGCTAAACTAAACGGCAGTTACGACTGGCTGCATGCGCCGCAGTATTTGGTTAAGGCAACAAAGGGCGTACTGGGCATTAGAAAAAGAAGAAAGGTCGTGCAATGGACCGCCCCCTGACCCGCTGCCGCGCTTCGCGGCTCAGTTTCTGTAAGTCCCTGTCATCCACCATTGAATTCAGACGATTATGAACAGTCAGCAGATGAATGAAATAAACGAGTCGAGGGCTCAGCATTGAGAGTCGTTATCGTTACACCGACAAGGAACGAAGAAAAGACCATTCAAACCACGATAGAATGTATGCTCAAACAGACTGTCTTGCCCGTCAAATGGGTGATCGTCAATGACGGCAGCACTGACAGAACGGAAAAAATAATCCTGCAATACTGCAATGAAAACAACCCGTTTATCGAATATGTATCAATTCCCGATAGAGGTTATAGAAACCCGGGAAAAGGCGTAGTGGAGACATTTTACGAAGGGATGAAAAAGATTGGCAATATCGATTACGATATTGTTGCAAAATTCGATGCGGACCTGGACTTTCCTCCGGATGCGCTTGAGAAAATATGCCAGGCGTTCAAAGATAATCAGCACCTGGGCATTACCGGTGGTGCTATTTATGAAAGAAAAAATCAGCAGGGGCCTTATGAAAAGCTCTATTATCCAGAGGGCTATGTTTGCGGACCCAATAAATTTTACAGGAAAAAATGTTTCGCCGATATCGGAGGACTCATTGCGCGTGCCGGGTGGGATGGGGTAGATATCATTCGGGCCAATATGAAGGAATGGGAAACCGGGACTCTGGAAACACTCACTACACATCATTTAAAAAATACAGGATCAGCTTTTGGCGAAGGACTGATAAAAGCCTGTGAAAAATACGGTGATGTCAGTTATTACATGGGCGGTTATCTGTGGTATTTTGCCTTAAGGCTTGTGGGGCGGTCCCTCGAAAGCAGAAATCCGAAGGTGGGTTACTATATGCTCAAGGGCTATGTAAATTCCTACCGGGAGAAAAAGGCAAGAGAACCGGAGGATTTCAGGGCATTTTTAAAGATAAAACAGAAAGAACATGTGTTTTCCCTGTTGGCAAAAATATCTAAAATACGAAGATAGCCTGTCGCTCTGAAGAGGAAAAGGGGCGACGTGCATTCAATTCGCGATGATGCTTAAGTACCTGGGAAGAAAGGCTGTGTTTTAACATTAATGTGCGGAATTTGCGGCATATATCATCTCAATGAAAAACCGGTTGATCGTGACCTCCTCACCAGGATGATGAATATCATTCGTCACCGGGGTCCGGATGGGGACGGAAGTTTTGTTGCGCAAGGCATCGGCCTGGGCCATAGAAGGTTGAGCATCATCGATCTCGCGGGCGGTTCTCAGCCGATATCAAACGAGGATGATAGTCTCCAGGTCATATTTAATGGAGAAATATACAACTTCATAGAACTGCGCGAAGAACTTCTTGCTAAAGGCCATACATTTAAAACGCGCACTGATACCGAGGTCATTGTTCACGGATATGAGGAATGGGGACCGGACTGTGTAAAACGGTTTAACGGAATATTCGCATTCGCCCTCTGGGACGGTAAGCTGAAAAGGCTGTTCATGGCCAGGGATCATCTGGGTGTCAAACCGCTCTACTATACGGTGATCAACAACACGCTTTTATTTGCTTCCGAGATCAAATCGATATTGCAGGAGAATAAATTCGAGCGAGCAGTTGACATCAAATCACTGGGGGAGCTTTTTACGTTTCGTTATGTCCCTTCTCCCAACACGCTTTTCAAGGGCATTCAAAAACTTCCTCCCGGACATTTTATGATTGCCGGTCCGAACGGTTTGAAAATTGAGCGGTATTGGAACTGGACGCCGCGGATCAGGCAAAGTTACCGGGAAAATGAACTGATAGAGGAATATCAATCACTTCTGGAAGATACCGTGAAGATTCAAATGAGGAGCGACGTCCCTGTCGGCCTTTTTCTTAGTTCGGGGCTCGATTCGGGAGTGCTGCTCGCTCTCATGAGCAAGATGGTTTCACAGCCCATTCACACGTTTACGATTGGTTTTGAGGACGGGGAAAAAACAAACGAAACCACCGATGCCAGGGACATGGCCGCGCGATTCGGCGCCGATCATTCGGAAATGATCGTGACCTCGAAGGATTATGAAAAATATTACGAACGATATCTGTGGGACCTGGAGGAACCGGTCGGAAATGAGTCGGCGGCCGCCTTCTATTTTGTAAGCCTGATAGCAGGCAAAAAAGTCAAGGTTGCGTTGACAGGACAGGGCGCAGACGAACCCTGGGCCGGATATCACCGATATATCGGCGTCAAACTGTCCGGAGTATACAGCAAGCTGCCCTCATTTCTTACTGACCGGCTGCTGAAAAAAATCGTGCTGAGCCTTCCGAGAAATGAGAGATTAAAGAGAGGCGTCACCGCGCTTTCTGAAAAGGACATCCTGACGCGGTTTTCGAAGATCTATTCATTTTACAGCGCCGAAATGAAGTCGGAGCTTTTTCAGGATTGGGTAAAGGAAGAGATCAGGGCCAACGCGTACGAAGCAAAGGATGCGCTGCGCCGCCTGCAGTCAGATGTCGCTTCATTGGATCCCCTGACTCAGATGCTCTACATAGACACCCGGGCCAATCTTCCCGATGACCTGCTCATGGTCGGCGACAAGACGTCGATGGCAAACTCGCTTGAGGCAAGAGTGCCGTTTTTGGATTATCGCATGGTGGAATTTATTGAAAGCCTGCCGCCGCAGCTTAAGTTGAAAGGGTTTCAAGGAAAGTATTTACACAAAAAAGCCCTCGCGAAATGGCTCCCGCCTTCGATCGTTCACCGGAAAAAGAAGGGTTTTGCGAACCCGGTGGACAAATGGCTGCGCGGTAAAATGCGCCGCTATATTGATGAGAGTTTATTGAGTAATGATTCGGCGGTAAGTAAATATTTCAACAAGGCATACATAGAAAACCTCGTGAGACTTCACGAAAGTAAACAGGAAGATTACATGCGCCAGATTTATCTGCTGATATCATTTGAATTGTGGCATAAGAAGTTTATCGGATAACTAAAAATGGACATCTCAGTCTGCATAGTCAATTGGAATACCAAAGAGCTGCTGGCGAATTGCATAAATTCTCTTCAGGAAAAAACAGCGGGCGTCAGCTATGAGGTTATTATAGTTGACAACAACTCCGCTGACGACAGCGTTGACATGATCAGGCAGCGATATCCACAGTGCAAGATCGTAGCATGCACGGAAAACATCGGCTTTACAAGAGGGAACAACCGATGTCTTCAAGAAGTTACGGGGAAATATGTTCTTTTCCTCAATCCCGACACGATATTGGCAACAAATGCCTTGTACGGCATGTTTCAATTCATGGAATCTAATCATGATGTCGGCGCGGTAGGATGTAAACTTCTCAATCAGGACGGGTCAATTCAGTACGTCGCTGCTCGGACCTTTCCCACTCTCTGGAACCAATTCTGCTATTTGATGATGCTGGACCGACTGTTTCCCACATTAAGAATGTTCAGCGCGATTGAATTGAGCTACTGGGACCATCAGGACAGCAGGGAGGCAGATTGTCTTACCGGCGCTTGCATTTTTACTAGAAAACAGGTTATGGACAGACTGAAGGGGTTTGATGATGCACTATTCATGTATGCGGACGATGTCGATCTCTGTTTTAGATTAAAAAAGGAAGGGCTGAAAATATATTATCTCGCAAGCGAGGCAATTTACCATCTCGAAGGCCAAAGCTCAAAAAAAAGGTCGGAGATGTTTTTTTCATCACTAACTCAGAGAGAATCAAATCATTACTATTTTCTTAAGCACCACGGGAAAATAAGTGCATTTCTTTATCGGCTGATCATTTTTCATGGATCCTTATTTAGATTGATAATAACCACTGTGAGTATTGTTGATTTGCGAAATAACAGGTTATGCAAAGAAGATAGACAATATATTAGTAAGAAATATTTGAACTTGATATTATGGTCCCTCGGGCTTAAAAAAGCGCAGACATCCTGATTTACAATCCCAATTGAAGCAGATATAGTCTTGTACATTAGAGCGAATACTAGGGACACAGAGACATAGCCAATAATCGTCGCTTCTCGACTATTTATGCAAATGGAGATTTGTTGTGCTTCAGAATGCGATTATAATCATTATTGTTTTGGCTGTGCTGATTCGGCACTATGCCGTAGATTATGATAAAGGGGTCAGGAGTTCTGTTTTTATTTTACTGCTAGCACCTCTCGGCCTGTCTCTTGAAATCGGCGAAGCCTTGCCAGCATTGACTATCCATAGATTCATTGTTTTATTAATGGCAATAGAATGGCTTCACAATGGGAAAGTGCCAAAAAGAGTATTCGGAATACCCTTTGGAGGGCTCATCCTTGTTATAACATTTTTCACAGGAGTCTCGGTTTTAATTTCCTCTAATGTTCTTGTCAGTATAAAGCGGTATATGTATTTCCTGTTCGAGTCAGTACTTTTCTTCTTCATTATTGCGAACAGTATCAGAAACAAACAAACCATGATATCTCTGATGAAGACAATAGCTTTATCTCTTGTTGTAGCTGCCATGCTTGGTATTATAGAAAGATATACGACATTCAATCCAACGGTATTTTTAGGTGCAAAACATTCCACTGAGTTTGAACATATAGAGTTTTCAGGAGCCAAAGACGTAACTGTAACCTATCTCCATCGGATCCTGTTTGGATTAGCCATGGCTGTTGGATCTCTCTACTCACTTTTTTTGCTTGATAAAAGCGAAAGCCGCTGGCAGAAAATCAGTTTTAGGATCGCAGCTCTCCTGTGTATTGCAGCGCTCTATTTCGGCATGAGCCGAGGACCATGGCTTGCATTTGGCGGAGCAAGCGTCATCATGATGTTATTCGGCAGAAAATCATTAAAAAAACAATTCATTGTCATTCTGGCTCTTACTGTATTGGTATTTATTATAAGACCTGGCACGCTGGAGACCCTCGAATCTTATTATAGTAGTACCTTTCAAGCTGAATCCATAAAAGGCGCAAGCTACGAATGGAGATACATGGTATTGAACATGGCTTATACAAAAGTCACAAACGCGAATTCAATAGTGAACTTCCTTTTCGGGTTCGGGCAGGGCAGCCACTTGTTTCTTGTATTTCCCAGAATAGAATTAGCCACAGGACAATCCACGGAATTTTATAGCTGGGACAATGAATTCGCAGTTATCCTTCTTGAGCACGGATATGTCGGCATTTTCTTATATGCAGTTTTCTATTTTATAATTATAAAGAGGACTGCGATCTATTGTATACGAAAGAAAATAAATTGGGAGTGGATGGTTCTTCCCATGACGACAGTAATGGCGCTTGTCATCATGAAAAATGGTGTAAAGTTTTTCGCGCCACAACTGATCTTTCTGGAGTTTGCGAATATAGCATTCGCGAGTGTTATATTGTCAGATTTCTCATTGTGGAAAGAACAGGTTGTTTCACGGCCATGGATAAACCAAAAACCAGAAGAAATCACGAGATAGATTTTGTAAAAGGGGTCCTCGTTGTGGGGATGGTCATTTACCACAGCCTAGATTATTTTTATGCCACATCGGGCATTATAAAATATGTTCGATTCATTTCAGGCGCTTTCATATTAATGTCTGGGTTTCTCATTTCGGCGATTTATATAAAGAAGTACAGCGTGCAAACAAGCGAAATCAGCAAAAGACTCTATGTTCGCGGCTTCAAATTGCTTATTCTTTTCATTCTTCTTAACGCGGTATTGTATTTTATAGGATGGCAATCTATTCGGAAAAAGGGAATCGACATCGGATCGATCAACGATACGTTATATATAATATTCGTTTCTGGTACTCACAAAATAGTTGCTTTTGACATATTGGTGCCAATTGCCTACACTTTGAATTTTGTCGGTCTTCTTATATTCCTATTCAAAGAACGCGTCAGGTTGCATGTGATTTTCACAGGTATGGCGTTGCTGTATTGTTCTTTGATGTTATATGGCAACCAGGAAGGGTATAACCTCCGATATATGGTAATCGGCATCTGTGGTTTTGCCCTTGGGTTTGTTGACATGAAGAAGTTAAGAGATATTTCCCGGTACTCAGTATGGATCTTCGTCCTCTTTCTCATCTATCTAATTGGTTTGCAAAAAATCAGCCTGTTTTATCCGCAATACGTTTTGATAACGATATTTAATCTCCTGGTAATTTTCACGGCCGGAACCAGGTTGTCTCCCGATAATCTGATCGTCCGTAAAATCGATCTCCTTGGCGAGTATTCTCTCTTGTCTTATTTAGTGCAAATTGCCATTTTGCAGGTGCTGGTGAGATTGTTTCGATTGGATTCTTTCAATGCATTCAGGGTCCTGATCATTGTTATTATCACTAACGCACTGATGATGCTTTGTGTCGAGATCGTTCGCCGTTTAAGGACGGGTTCGAAGTCAATCGACAGATTATACAGGATCGTTTTTACATAAGCTTCCGGTATAATAAAGGAAAAATAATGAGCTATAAAGTCTGCTTAATGGGGGCCTCGTTTGAAACAGGCAACAGGGGTGTTTCGGCGTTGGCCGCCTCATTTATAAAGAACGTTATCTCAATAAAAAACGATGCCGAGATACTATTTTTCATGGGGAACAAGGCACCCAAACATTTTGAGATAGTCTTGCCGGGCGGTAAGGTGAAGGCCCGCATTGTCAATCACCGATTGTCACCAAATGCAAAAATTCAGGAGCATTTATTCTGGATTTTCTTCCTTGCAGTCGTCCAACGGCTAATTCCATTCATATTTATCAGTGACAGGCTGGTGCGATCAAATGAATTTTTGTCAGCCTTAAAAGATGCGGACTTCGTAGGCAATATTCACGGCGGCGACAGTTTTAGTGATATATATGGGGTAAGACGGTTCATCATCACCAGCCTTGATGATATAATCGCATTGCTCATGAGAAAAAAATTGGTCTTGTTGCCGCAGACGTATGGACCCTATAGTCATTATCTTTCGAGATGGATTGCATCAATTATTATAAAGCATTCATATAGACTGTATACAAGGGATGTGCAGAGTATAGGTGTTGTAAAAGAACTGTTAGGAACAAATAATGGGAAAAATTCGCTTGCCTTTTGCCCTGATATTGCTTTTACTCTCGATTCGACTGAAATGGATATGTCAAGGGTCGAACCTCCTATTATCCGCGGTAAGGATGCGCCATTGGTTGGGTTGAATGTCAATGGCTTGATGTATAACGGTGGATACAGCAAACAGAATATGTTTGGCTTGAAATGTGATTACAAGCTCTTTCTCGCAGATCTTGTAAAGAGATTTATGGAGGAAACCAAAGCACATATATTATTAATACCACACACATTCGGCCCCGCCGGAAATATTAATAGTGATCCTGATGCAAGCCGTGATCTCATGGAGCATTTTAACAGGATCTATCAAGGAAGAATTCATATCTCAACTGGCGAATATGGTCAGTCGGAAATAAAGGGGATTATCGGTCTCTGTGATTTTTTTATCGGATCGCGAATGCACGCATGTATCGCGGGGCTGTCTCAGGAAATCCCGACGGTCGGCATGGCTTATAGTCTGAAGTTTCAGGGGATTTTCGACACCGTTGGTGTGGGAGAAATGGTAGTAGATGGCCGCGCGCTGGAAACGGAGCAGGCCGTTGATCGCGTTATTTGGTGTTATCAAAATCGGGAACAGATGAAAACCAAACTCAGGAAAGAATTAACTGACGCTAAGAACAAAGTAATTGCTACCTTCAAGGAAATCTTGTCTAACGGTGAATCCCGCTAATTTCGAGATTAGCTCTAAGTATTAAGATCGAAAGAAGAAATCTATGAAAAGAATATCACTTTGTCTATTAGTTGCTTTGGTACTTTTAATTATTGTCAGTAATTCTGCATATGCACTTCAATATAAATACGATATGACAGACATTTCGGTGTATTCTACTCTGGAACCTGTGATATCGAATACGGGTTACTTAATTTCAGGATATATGGATATTATTCCCGATTGGACTTTAAATTATTATGGATCACAGTATGAAGTGGCGCATGATCCATACCATGACTGGGTATATGGCGGTACAATCCCAATATTTACATTTAATTTAGTTGATCCGAGCGGAGTTACAATTTTTAATACTATTTCTGCTCACGATATCATTGTTAATATCTCTTTAGATTTAGCGACTGCGGAAATTGTCGAGTCATCATTTATCCAAAGCGATCTGAATGGAAGCGGTTATTATGATTCTATGGCATTTCTTGAAAGTAATAGTATATGGGGTTATGCTGGCGGTCCTTATGGTGATACGATGTATGCTTATAAGGGGACATGGAACCGAGTACCGGAAACAGGTACACTGCTGTTGTTGCTAAGTGGTATTGGCGGACTTATTGGTTTAAGAAAGTGGTTGATATCGTGATGATGAGTGAATACTCTGCGCGGTTGAATACTGCATCTTACGAT
This DNA window, taken from Nitrospirota bacterium, encodes the following:
- a CDS encoding O-antigen ligase family protein, translated to MLQNAIIIIIVLAVLIRHYAVDYDKGVRSSVFILLLAPLGLSLEIGEALPALTIHRFIVLLMAIEWLHNGKVPKRVFGIPFGGLILVITFFTGVSVLISSNVLVSIKRYMYFLFESVLFFFIIANSIRNKQTMISLMKTIALSLVVAAMLGIIERYTTFNPTVFLGAKHSTEFEHIEFSGAKDVTVTYLHRILFGLAMAVGSLYSLFLLDKSESRWQKISFRIAALLCIAALYFGMSRGPWLAFGGASVIMMLFGRKSLKKQFIVILALTVLVFIIRPGTLETLESYYSSTFQAESIKGASYEWRYMVLNMAYTKVTNANSIVNFLFGFGQGSHLFLVFPRIELATGQSTEFYSWDNEFAVILLEHGYVGIFLYAVFYFIIIKRTAIYCIRKKINWEWMVLPMTTVMALVIMKNGVKFFAPQLIFLEFANIAFASVILSDFSLWKEQVVSRPWINQKPEEITR
- a CDS encoding glycosyltransferase family 2 protein, whose protein sequence is MDISVCIVNWNTKELLANCINSLQEKTAGVSYEVIIVDNNSADDSVDMIRQRYPQCKIVACTENIGFTRGNNRCLQEVTGKYVLFLNPDTILATNALYGMFQFMESNHDVGAVGCKLLNQDGSIQYVAARTFPTLWNQFCYLMMLDRLFPTLRMFSAIELSYWDHQDSREADCLTGACIFTRKQVMDRLKGFDDALFMYADDVDLCFRLKKEGLKIYYLASEAIYHLEGQSSKKRSEMFFSSLTQRESNHYYFLKHHGKISAFLYRLIIFHGSLFRLIITTVSIVDLRNNRLCKEDRQYISKKYLNLILWSLGLKKAQTS
- a CDS encoding polysaccharide deacetylase family protein, with translation MFRLDRFITLNLIEPLARLKQNTGIRIPILMYHSISYDDERRVPPYFRVATSPEVFARHMDFLANNGYRVIGLEAAVERLRTGGEGENSSEEKAVVITFDDGFLDFYTDAFPILSSHGFTATVYLPTSFIDAVNNVIIGKQFLSWDHVNELVKGGITFGSHTVSHKYLDLIPHADVERELRQSRDIIEQRTGSRVRTFSFPYGFPEHNKEFVTFLADTLHACGYIGAVTTSIGTARHEKDSYFLRRIPINTDDDIELFQAKLNGSYDWLHAPQYLVKATKGVLGIRKRRKVVQWTAP
- a CDS encoding polysaccharide pyruvyl transferase family protein, with translation MSYKVCLMGASFETGNRGVSALAASFIKNVISIKNDAEILFFMGNKAPKHFEIVLPGGKVKARIVNHRLSPNAKIQEHLFWIFFLAVVQRLIPFIFISDRLVRSNEFLSALKDADFVGNIHGGDSFSDIYGVRRFIITSLDDIIALLMRKKLVLLPQTYGPYSHYLSRWIASIIIKHSYRLYTRDVQSIGVVKELLGTNNGKNSLAFCPDIAFTLDSTEMDMSRVEPPIIRGKDAPLVGLNVNGLMYNGGYSKQNMFGLKCDYKLFLADLVKRFMEETKAHILLIPHTFGPAGNINSDPDASRDLMEHFNRIYQGRIHISTGEYGQSEIKGIIGLCDFFIGSRMHACIAGLSQEIPTVGMAYSLKFQGIFDTVGVGEMVVDGRALETEQAVDRVIWCYQNREQMKTKLRKELTDAKNKVIATFKEILSNGESR
- the asnB gene encoding asparagine synthase (glutamine-hydrolyzing): MCGICGIYHLNEKPVDRDLLTRMMNIIRHRGPDGDGSFVAQGIGLGHRRLSIIDLAGGSQPISNEDDSLQVIFNGEIYNFIELREELLAKGHTFKTRTDTEVIVHGYEEWGPDCVKRFNGIFAFALWDGKLKRLFMARDHLGVKPLYYTVINNTLLFASEIKSILQENKFERAVDIKSLGELFTFRYVPSPNTLFKGIQKLPPGHFMIAGPNGLKIERYWNWTPRIRQSYRENELIEEYQSLLEDTVKIQMRSDVPVGLFLSSGLDSGVLLALMSKMVSQPIHTFTIGFEDGEKTNETTDARDMAARFGADHSEMIVTSKDYEKYYERYLWDLEEPVGNESAAAFYFVSLIAGKKVKVALTGQGADEPWAGYHRYIGVKLSGVYSKLPSFLTDRLLKKIVLSLPRNERLKRGVTALSEKDILTRFSKIYSFYSAEMKSELFQDWVKEEIRANAYEAKDALRRLQSDVASLDPLTQMLYIDTRANLPDDLLMVGDKTSMANSLEARVPFLDYRMVEFIESLPPQLKLKGFQGKYLHKKALAKWLPPSIVHRKKKGFANPVDKWLRGKMRRYIDESLLSNDSAVSKYFNKAYIENLVRLHESKQEDYMRQIYLLISFELWHKKFIG
- a CDS encoding glycosyltransferase family 2 protein — protein: MLKQTVLPVKWVIVNDGSTDRTEKIILQYCNENNPFIEYVSIPDRGYRNPGKGVVETFYEGMKKIGNIDYDIVAKFDADLDFPPDALEKICQAFKDNQHLGITGGAIYERKNQQGPYEKLYYPEGYVCGPNKFYRKKCFADIGGLIARAGWDGVDIIRANMKEWETGTLETLTTHHLKNTGSAFGEGLIKACEKYGDVSYYMGGYLWYFALRLVGRSLESRNPKVGYYMLKGYVNSYREKKAREPEDFRAFLKIKQKEHVFSLLAKISKIRR